CTAACCCGGCTTCGGCCAGTCGGCACAGAACAGTCGCAGAAAGGTCCCTCGAAATGAATCGTCGCCAGCGTCGCAATACCGGGCAGCGTGGTCATACCGCGACCGGCCGGTTGTGTCGGGCCGTGGCCGGTGCGGCAGCGGCGTTGGCGCTCGCGCTGACGCCCTTGGCGAGCGCGCCGTCGGCCCAGGCGGATTTCGACTTCTTCGACATCGGAAGCTGGTTCGACCTGTCGGACATCAGTCCGGTCGGCGTGGATTCGGCCGACATCGGCGTGGCCAGTTTCGATCCGACCGATATCGGCCCGGTCGACTTCAATGCGTTCGATCCGGCCGACTGGGCGCAGCTCTACCAGGACGGCTTCTACCTCCCGATCCATGACGCGCTGGAGAGCTACCTGCACAACGCGGGTAATCAGCTGGTGATCGACTTGATCAACACGCCGTGGGTGCTGATGTTCGGCCGGGATCTGATCGGCGACGGTATCGATGGCTTCAACGGAACCAACAACTCGCTCTTCGGCTGGCTGGGTCTGGGAGACCTCGGTGACGGCGGGTTCCTGTTCGGCGACGGTGGCACCGGTGCGGCCGGCGTGGCCGGGGTCGACGGCGGCATGGGAGGCGCCGGCGGCGATGCGGGCCTGTTCGGTAACGGTGGTGCCGGCGGTCAGGGGGCCGCGGCCTACCTGGGGGCTGACGGCACGGTGGTCGAGGCCGGCGCCGGCGGCCAGGGCGGCTCGGGTGGCCTGTGGTTCGGCGACGGCGGGATCGGCGGCCAGGGCGGTACCGGCTTCTACGACACCCTGGAAGGCTCGAAGCTGGTGGCGCACGACGGTGGCGAGGGTGGTTCCGGCGGCGACGCCCTGGCCGGTTGGGGCTTCGGCGGAGCCGGCGGCCGTGGCGGTTCCGGCTGGGCCGGCACCAACGGTTCGGAGGTGACTGCTCTCAACGGCGGTGACGCCGGCGACGGCGGGGTCGGTGGTAAGGCCGGATGGTTCCTGGGCATCAGCGGTGACGGCGGCGACGGCGGTGTCGGGGGAGGCGGAGCGGCCGGCGCCGCGGGCACGGCTTCCCAGCCCATGGGCGGCAACGGCGGCAACGGCGGCGACGGTGGTCGGGGCGGAGCGGCCGGCGCCAACATCGCCTGGGTCGGCGGGTCCGGTCAGGCCGGCGGGGACGGCGACGGCGGCGCCGGTGGCGCGGGCGGTGCGGGCCTGAACAACCCGCTCGGCATCGGGGGCCGCGGTGGCGACGGCGGTTCGGGCGGGGCAGCGGGCCACGGCACCACCGGTGGCCACGGCGGTGCCGGAGGCGTCGGCGGTGACGGGGGCAACGGCCTGACCGGCGCCAACGGCGGCCGCGGCGGCAACGGCGGCTCGGCGACCAACCTGGTGGGCAGCATCGGTGGAGCCGGTGCTGCCGGCGGGGACGGTGGCAACGGCATCATCGGTCCCGGCGGCGACGGCGGGCACGGCGGCAACGGCGGAGCCACCGACGGCGCACCCGGTGGCGCGGGCCAGCCCGGTGAACCCAATGACGGCGGGACGGGCGGCGCCGGCGGTGCCGGCGGCGCACCGGGCGATCCTGCCTAGCGCCGCCGTATGATGCCGGCCGGCGAGGAGGTGTCGGCGTGAGCACAGCGATCGTGGTCGGCGGTGGGCCCAATGGGCTGGCCGCCGCCGTGACCCTTGCCCAGCACGGGGTCGACGTCACTGTGCTCGAGGCCGCCGATGAAGTCGGTGGCGGCACCCGCAGCAGCGAGGCGATCCTGCCGGGTCTGCTGCACGATGACTGCTCGGCTATTCACCCGATGGCGGTGGGCTCCCCGTTCCTGTCCGGGCTCGATCCGGACCGCTACGGGTTGCAGTGGCGCTGGCCGCAGGTCGACTGTGCGCATCCCCTCGACGACGGCAGCGCCGGAGTGCTGTATCAGTCGGTCGAGCGGACCGCGGCCGGCCTGGGTCGCGACGGCGGCCGCTGGCGACGACTGTTCGACCGTCCGGTCGCCCGGTTCGATGCGCTCAACACCGACATCATGGGCCCGTTGCTGCGGGTGCCGCACCATCCGGTGACCCTGGCCCGGTTCGGCGCCCCCACGGCACTGCCCGCCTCGGCACTGGCCCGCTGGTTCAGCACCCCCCAGGCGCGCGCACTGTTCATCGGTGTTGCCGCGCACGCGTTTCGGCCGCTGCACTATCCGATGACCTCGGCGATCGGGTTGGGCATCCTCACCGCGGGGCACCGGCACGGCTGGGCGGTCGCCGCGGGGGGATCACAGGCGATCGCCGGGGCGATGGTCGCCGCCCTGACAGAACTGGGTGGCACCATCGAAACCGGAGTGCGGGTGGGGTCCGAATCCCAGCTGCCTCCCGCCGACGTGACGCTGTTCGACCTGGCCCCGGACGCCGTCGCACGGATCCTCGGCGACCGGTTGCCGCGCCGGGTGGCCCGGGCCTACCACCGGTTCCGGCGGGGCCCGGGTGCGTTCAAAGTCGACTTCGCCGTCGAGGGCGGTGTGCCGTGGACCAACGCCGATTCCAGGCTCGCCGGCACCGTGCATGTGGCCGGCACGCACCATGAGCTGGCCGCCACCGAACGCGACGTCCACGCCGGACGGATGCCCGAGCGGCCGTTCGTCCTGGTGGGTCAGCAGTATCTGGCCGACCCGCAACGGTCCGTCGGCGATGTGCACCCGGTGTGGACCTACGCTCATGTGCCCAACGGCTACACAGGTGACGCCACCGCGGCGATCATCGCCCAGATCGAGCGGTTCGCACCGGGTTTCCGCGACCGCATCGTCGGCCACCGAGTGCGCAGCACCAGCGAGATGTCTGTCTACAACCCAAATTTCGTGGGTGGCGACATTATGACCGGTGCAAAAGACTTCCGTCAGTTGACTTTTGGGCCACGCATCACGCTCTCGCCGTACAGCACGGGAATTCCCGGCACCTACATCTGCTCGGCGGCCACCCCGCCAGGGCCGGGAGCGCATGGCATGTGCGGGGCCAACGCCGCGCGTCTGGCGCTGCGGCACTTGTAGCGATGACTCCGGCCGCAGGCGGCCGGCACTGCCGTCTGCATCGCCGCGCTGCAGTGTGAGCAGGTTGTGACATGTACGCAACGGCACGGCGTTGGCGCCGAAACATCCACTGCGCATTGTATGTACAGCTTGGTCAATTACTTCGGTGAGCATCGTCGGCGAGGAGGTCGGGACTTGGACCGTTTTCCGATTATGGGGGTGCCGGACACCGGCGATACCGCCTGGATGCTGATCTGTGCCGCACTGGTGCTGCTGATGACACCCGGTCTGGCGTTCTTTTACGGCGGCATGGTGCGCGCGAAAAGCGTGCTGAACATGATCATGATGAGCGTCAGCGCCATGGGTGTGGTGACGGTACTGTGGGCGCTCTACGGCTTTTCGCTGGCTTTCGGCGATGACGTCGGCAACCTGGCGGGTAACCCGACCGACTATTGGGGGCTGAAGGGCCTGATCGGGGTCAACGCGGTAGCCGCCGATCCGGGCAGCGGTGCGCCGGCCGTCGAGATTCCCATGGTCGGCTCGGTGCCGCTCATCGTCTTCGTGGCGTTTCAGCTGATGTTCGCCATCATCACGGTCGCGTTGATCTCGGGAGCGGTGGCTGACCGGCTGAGGTTCGGCAGCTGGCTGTTGTTCGCCGCACTGTGGGTGAGTGTCGTGTATTTCCCAGTTGCCCACTGGGTCTTCGCATTCGACGAGACGACCGCGGCACACGGCGGCTGGATCGCCAACAAACTCCATGCCATCGACTTCGCGGGCGGAACCGCGGTGCACATCAACGCGGGCACCGCGGCCCTGGTGTTGGCGGTCATCCTGGGCAGACGCCACGGCTGGCCCGGGGCGATGCGCCCGCACAACCTTCCGTTGGTGATGCTCGGTGCCGCCCTGCTCTGGTTCGGCTGGTACGGCTTCAACGCCGGATCGGCGGTCAGCGCCAACGGTCTCGCCGGCTCGACCTTCATCACCACCACGATCGCGGCCGCCGCCGGGATGCTCGGCTGGCTGTTCGCCGAGCGGGTCCGGGACGGACACGCCACCTCACTGGGTGCGGCGTCGGGAATCGTGGCCGGACTGGTGGCGATCACACCGGCTTGCGCGGCGGTCAACGTCGTCGGCGCGCTGGCCGTCGGCGCCCTTGCCGGTATCGCCTGTGCACTGGCAGTCGGCTTGAAATACCGCTTGGGCTTTGATGATTCACTTGACGTCGTCGGGGTGCACCTGATCGGAGGACTCGTCGGCACCTTGTCGGTGGGATTCTTGGCAGCGCCGGAGACCGCGGCCATCGCCGGAGTATCCGGGGTGTCCCCGGGTCTGTTCTACGGCGGCGGTGGGCATCAGCTGTGGTGTCAGACGGTCGGTGCGGTGAGCGTCGCGGCCTATTCGGCCATCGGAACGGCTGTGATCGCCTTGGCGCTCAAGTACACCGTCGGGCTGCGGCTGGCCGCCGAGGACGAAGCCGCCGGCATCGATGAAGCCCAGCACGCCGAAGGCGGCTACGACTTCGCGGTCGCGGGCAGCCCGGTACCCGCGCACTTCGCCGATGAGAGGAGGGGAAGGCATGAAGCTGATTACAGCGATCGTGAAACCGTTCACATTGGAGTCCGTCAAGACCGGATTGGAGCAGGCTGGAGTGCTGGGGATGACGGTCAGTGAGGTCCAGGGTTACGGGCGCCAGAAAGGGCATACCGAGGTCTATCGCGGGTCGGAGTACTCGGTCGATTTCGTGTCCAAGGTGCGGATCGAGGTTCTCGTCGACGACTTCGCGGCGGACAAGATCGTGGACATCATTGCGCGAGCGGCCCGAACGGGCAAGATCGGCGACGGCAAAGTATGGGTCAGCCCGGTGGAGACGGTGATGCGGGTGCGCACCGGTGAACGCGGGCCCGATGCCATATGAGATCCCGGACGAGCTGATCCACAGTGGGCTTCGATCATGTCCTACAGCACGGATCCGGTTGCGCAGACATACCGAACTGACTGCACGGCAATCAATTTGGCGCGAGCTCGGACAGAGCTTCGCTCGTGTACACCCGACCAGCTGGATTCGGCGGCCCTGCGTGAAGCGTGGCGGCGGCTGCACGAAACCTGGCTGACGGCCAAGGCCGCGGAGATCGGCGTGGCCGCCGCGAGTGGGTTTGCGATCGTCGCGACCGGTTCGCTGGGCCGGGACGAGTTATTGCCCTGCTCCGACTTGGATCTGTTGCTGCTGCACGACGACATGCCGGTCGAGACTGTGGAGCGGGTCGCCGAACTGTTGTGGTACCCGCTGTGGGATGCCAACGTTCGTCTCGACCACAGCGTGCGGACCGTGGCCGAGGCTCTGGAGGTCGCCGCTGCGAACATTCTCGCCGACCTCGGGCTGCTCGACGCACGCCACATCGTCGGGGACGAGCGGTTGTCTGTTCAGCTCCGCGACGGAGTGCGGCGAGAGTGGCGGTATGGAATCCATTCCCGCTACGACGAACTCGTCGAGACGGCACAGTCGCGATGGCAGCGTTGCGGTGAAATCGTGCATGCTGTCGAGCCCGACGTGAAAAGCGGGCGTGGCGGCCTGAGAGATGTTCAACTGCTCGCCGCGTTGTCCCTCGGCCATCTCACCGATGGCGTCACCGCCGGCGGACCGGGCGACCAGAGGGACGCGCTCAGTGGTGCCCACCGGACGCTGCTGGACGTCCGAACGGAGATCCATCGCAGCTCGGGCCGCGGCGATGACCTGCTGACGGCCCGGGATGCCGACGCCATCAGTGTCGCCCTGCGTTTCGGCGACAGCGGTGACCTGGTGCGCAGGCTGTCGGCAGCAGCGGACACGGTCAGCTGCCGCGTGGACGCCGTATTCGAGGCGGCGGGGGTGTGATTACGGGGGCGAAGACATTTTCCCAGCCGCAGTGGCGTCGGCCAGGAAGCCAATCGGCCATTTTATGATTGCCGGCGCGGATGCGTCGCGTCTCGAATTGTGGCCGGCCGATTCCGCGCAACTGGATGTGCTTTTTGTCGCGTGGTTGATCGTCGCAGCGGTAAATAGCGCGAGCGTCATGGGGGTGACGGCGCAATTCTTTATCCGGCCGTTTAGACGAGCAGGTCGTATTGCCGCCGGTGGTTTTATAACGCGCCGCTTGAATCGGCGTCCGGCACGGCTGGAAAGTGCCGGGTGGTCAGCGCACAGAAGACTGTGGTTTCCGGAACGGTAGTCAACTTGCCCGCACCGGGCGTCCCGTCGGCCTGCCGGTGTAGGCCGTCGCGACGCGCGACCCGGAAGTCGGGCACACGTGGCATGTGCCCTGGTCACACCGCGTATATCCGGCGATACGACGACGTCGCGCCGAGTCGGCAGCATGCCGATCTACCGCCCTACCAGGCCCGACGAGCTGCGGGAGATCAGCAAGCCAGGGGCAAGGCGGGTAACCTGTGCGCAGAGCGAAACACGGACGAAACGCCAGGATTGTGATGAGACGCTGCGCCAGGATATTGCCCGCACTGTTCGGCGGAGCCGGTATCGCCGTGGCGGTCGGAGTCAGCGGCGTCGGGGCTTTGCCGGTCGGCATCACCGGGTCGATCACCCCAGCTAGCGTCGTGGCGCCGCCGAGCGCGGCTCCTGTCGGCTCCCAGGCCTGCATCATCGGGCTCAACTGTGGCTGTATCCGCTACCGCACCTGTCCGGGGGATCGCCGGCGGCCGCCGGTACGCGCACCTGAGCCCCAGTTGGGCGGCGAGGTGCCCGTGGTGACCAGCGAGCACGGGGTCGCCCCGGCAGCTCTCACACGAACACCTGCTTGGGCATCACCGTCGGCTTGACGCCGTAGCGCGGCAACCCGGTGGTCCGCCCGGACGAGGCCATCGATCCCATCCCGGCCGGCACCGCGTGCATCGACGCGCCCTCTTCGGCCGCCGCGGTCCAGCCCGAGCCGGTAAGTGCCCCGGTGCTCGCCGCGGCGCCGGTCGTCGACCAGGTGGCCGGCACCGACAACCCGCCGATCATGGATGCCTGGCCCAGTCCCCCCAGCACCGGCGCAGCCCGGAAAGGCACCGCACCGGCCGGCTGCGCCGCTCCGGCCAGTACCGCCGGGGCGAACCCGCCCGCGATACCCTCGGCGCCGACGACGTCCGATGCCAGGGTGGCCGGGCCGGCCAGGGCCAGGGTGTGACCCAGCGACAGCGCGGTCGGGATCGCGGTACAGACAAACCACGCCGAAGTGTTCACGCCGCCATTGATGGCATTCGCGAACAATGGGGTGCCGAGAAAGAGGTCGACCGCGTCGATGAGCGTCGTTGCCGACGACGATGACGCCGTCAGCGGTGAGGTGAGCGATTGCAGCGCCCCCTGCAGGGTGGTCAGCGTCTGGGTCAGCCCCTGCTGGAGCCCGTCGGCGGAACCGGCGCTGGCGACCGCCGACCCGACCGGGTTGGTGGTCTGCGGTGCCGGGGTCATCGGGGACAACACCGCCGCGCTTGCCGACGAGCCGCTGTAGCCGAACATGGCCAGGGCGTCCTGCACCCACATCGCCATGTAGTGGGCTTCGGTGGCCAGGATTGCCGGGGTGTTCTGCCCCAGGAAATTCGTGGCCACGAGTGCCGCCAACTGGGCCCGGTTGGCAGCGATCACCGGCGGCGGCACCGTACCCGCGCGAGCGGACTCGAATGCGGCCGCCGAGGCCATCGCCTGCGAGCCGGCTTGTTGTGCGGCGGCCGAGGTGCTGTGCAGCCAGGCCAGATACGGCGCTACGGCGGTGGCCATCGCCGCCGACCCCGGCCCGGTCCACTGTTCGCCGCACAGCTCGGAGACCACCGCTTGAGCGGAGGCTTCCGCGGCTTCCAACTCCATGGCCAGGCTGCTCCAGGCCGACGCGGCCGAGATCAGCGGCCCGGAACCGGCTCCGCTGTACATCCACGCGGAGATGATCTCCGGGGGCAATGCTCCGAAATCGAACGCCATTTCGCTAACCCGCCTTCCTCTGAGCCGATGTTTCACATTCCGGTTTGTGACAACCTGCCGGGCGACGGCCGCTAAACGACCGCCGGCTTGGGCATCACGGTCGGTTTGGCGCCGTAGCGCGGCGCGCCGAATCCGGTGGCACCGCGCGCGGCCGCGGCCATCGCCGGCATCCCGGCGGGCACGAAGGCTGCGGCCGGGGCGGCGTGCGCCGGGCTCCAGCCCGCGCCGACCAGCCGGGTGGGGGCGGTGTCGGCCGCCAGGCCCGCGCCGGCCCAACTGGGCGGCACCGACAACTTGCCGACAGACGACGCCTGGGCCATAGCGCCCGCCACCGGCGCCCCGCCCGCCGCCCCTGCCAGCACCGTTCCACCGCCGAGGCCGGCGCCGGTCTCGGCGGATGCCAGGCCGCCGAGCTCGGCGGCTTCCTCGGGAAAGTCCAGAAGACCGCCACCGGCCAGGCCGAGCAGCGCCGAGCCGGCGGAGACCCAGTTACCCATCCCGATGTTGCCGATGTTGGCGGCGTTGCCGGACAGCAGCGAAGAACTACCATCGGTCGGCACACCGAGGATGTCGGTCAAGAACCCCTGGAACGCCGCGTCGAGCGCCGCCGTGGCCTGGTTGGTCTGCTCGGCGGTGGAGTAGGAGACGGCGTTCTGCCCGAGCACTTGCACAAGTTGCTGGTGAATGGCGGCCGCCTGGTCGCTGATCGACTGGTAGAGGTTGCCGTAGGTCGCGAACAGGGCCGCCTGCAGTTGGGATACCGGGTCGGTGCCGGCCGGGGCGATCATGGTGGTCGGGGCCAGCGCCGCGCCGCTCTCGGTGGCCAGCGCTTCGCCGATACCCGCGAGCTGGCCCGCGGCCGAGGTCATTGCTTCGGGGAGCGTTTTCACAAATGACATGTGTCCTCCTCGGAGGGAAATCGAACCAGAAATTCAGTGATCCGATGGGCTTGGCTGTCGATGTCGTGAAGCATTGCAGAATTGGAATGACCAAAGCGTTCGGTAACAGTTAGTTAGCGGCTGGGTGCGAATCTTTAACGAGAAACGACGGGCGGTGAAAGGTCTGAAACCGTTGTTTAACGGGCCGGAATCTCTGCATTAACTGTGCAATTTATCTAACCCCGCGGTCACAATTCGGACGCCGCCGATACCGCGGCGGTGGCCTCCGCGGCCGGGCGCGGTCTGGCCGGGGTCGCCTTCAACTGCCCGACAGTGGCCCGACCTATAGGCTGGCTGCGTGTTTGAATCGCTCTCCGACCGGTTGACCTCGGCCCTGCAGGGGCTGCGCAGCAAGGGCCGGCTCACCGACGCCGACATCGACGCCACCGCCCGGGAGATCCGGCTGGCACTGCTGGAAGCCGACGTGTCGCTGCCGGTGGTCCGGGAGTTCATCGGCCGGATCAAGGACCGCGCCAAGGGCGCCGAGGTCTCCGGTGCGCTCAACCCGGCCCAGCAGGTCGTCAAGATCGTCAACGAGGAACTCGTCGGCATCCTCGGCGGACAGACCCGGACCCTCGCGTTCGCCAAGACGCCGCCGACGGTCATCATGCTGGCCGGTCTGCAGGGCGCGGGTAAGACCACGCTGGCCGGCAAGCTGGCCACCTGGTTGCGCGGTCAGGGTCACACTCCGCTGCTGGTGGCCTGCGACCTGCAGCGCCCGGGCGCGGTCAACCAGTTGCAGGTCGTCGGCGAACGGGCCGGGGTCGCCGTGTTCGCGCCGCACCCGGGCACATCCGCGCAGGCGCACGAGGCCCAGATCAGCGTCGGTGACCCGGTCGCCGTCGCCGCCGCGGGCCTGGCCGAGGCCCGCGCAAAACACTTCGACGTCGTCGTCGTCGACACCGCCGGCCGGCTCGGCATCGACGAAGAGATGATGGCCCAGGCCGCCGCCATCCGCGACGCCGTCCAGCCCGACGAGGTGCTGTTCGTGCTGGACGCGATGATCGGCCAGGACGCGGTCACCACCGCCGACGCCTTCCGTGAGGGCGTCGGCTTCACCGGTGTGGTGCTGACCAAACTCGACGGCGACGCCCGCGGAGGTGCGGCGCTCTCGGTACGTGAAGTCACCGGCGCCCCGATCCTGTTCGCCTCCACCGGCGAGAAGCTGGAGGACTTCGACGTCTTCCATCCCGACCGGATGGCCAGTCGCATCCTGGGCATGGGCGACGTGCTGAGCCTGATCGAGCAGGCCGAGCAAGTCTTCGACGCGCAGAAGGCCGAGGAGGCGGCCGCCAAGATCGGCACCGGCGAACTCACCCTCGAAGATTTCCTTGAGCAGATGCTGGCGATCCGCAAGATGGGACCGATCGGCAACCTGCTGGGCATGCTGCCCGGCGCCGGCCAGATGAAGGACGCCCTGGCCGCCGTCGACGACAGTCAACTGGACCGGCTGCAGGCCATCATCCGCGGCATGACCCCGGCCGAGCGGGCCGATCCGAAGATCATCAACGCCTCGCGTCGGCTGCGCATCGCCAACGGTTCCGGGGTTGCCGTGTCGGAGGTCAACCAACTCGTCGACCGGTTCTTCGAGGCCCGCAAGATGATGTCGTCGATGATGGGTGGCATGGGCCTGCCCGGCATGGGCCGCAAGAGCGCCACCCGCAAAGCGGCGAAGAGCAAGGGCAAGAAGGGCGGCAAGAAGCGGGGCCCGACCCCGCCGAAGGTGCGCAGCCCGTTCGGTGCCATGCCGGCCGGTTTCCCGGACCTGTCGCAGATGCCCGAGGGCCTCAACGAGCTGCCCCCCGGGCTGGCCGATTTCGACCTGTCCAAGCTGAACTTTCCGGGACAGAAGTAGCTTGGCGCTTCACGTCTGCGGCCGCGGGCTGCCCGATGAGACTCCGGTGGAGTACTGGATCGTCGATGGCCGGATCAGTCTCGAGCCGCTCGACGGTGCGCAGACCGTGTTCGCCGACGGCTGGATCATCCCCGGCCTGGTCGATGCGCACTGCCATGTCGGGATCGGGCCCGGCGGCCCGGTCGACGCCGCCGAAGCGCTGCGCCAGGCCGAAACCGAGCGTCGCGCCGGGGTGCTGCTGATCCGCGACGCCGGCTCACCGATCGACACCCGGGACTTCGACGACCGTGACGACCTGCCACGCATCATCCGCGCCGGACAGCACCTGGCCCGCACCAAGCGCTACATCCCCGGGCTGGGACTCGACGTCGACGATGAGAGTCGGTTACCGGAAACTGTTGCAGCCCAAGCTCGTCGAGGAGACGGTTGGGTCAAGCTGGTCGGGGACTGGATCGACCGGGGGATCGGAGACCTGGCGCCGCTGTGGTCCGACGAGGTGCTCGCCGCGGCCATCGACGCCGCGCACGCCAACGGCGCTCGGGTCACCGCGCACGTCTTCGGCGAGGACGCGCTGCCCGGCTTGATCAACGCCGGCATCGACTGCATCGAGCACGGCACCGGCATCACCGACGACATCATCACGCTGATGCTGGCCAACGGCACCGCGCTGGTGCCGACGCTGATCAACATCGAGAACTTTCCCGGGATCGCCGATTCGGCGGCCAAGTACCCGACCTACGCCGCGCACATGCGCGCGTTGCACGCCACCTGCCGGTCGCGGATCGGCGCCGTCCGGGAGGCCGGCGTGCCGATCTACGCCGGCACCGACGCCGGCGGCATGATCGCCCACGGCCGGATTGCCGACGAGGTGCACGCGCTGACCGGTGTCGGGCTCAGCGCCACCGACGCGCTCGGTGCGGCCTGCTGGGATGCCCGGCGCTGGTTGGGCGCGCCCGGGCTGGAGCACGGCGCCCCGGCCGACCTGCTGTGCTTCGCCGAGGATCCGCGTACCGGGCCGGACGTGCTGCGCTGCCCCGATCTGGTGATGCTGCGCGGGCGGGTGTACTAGCGCCTTTCCGCCCAGCAGACGCAGAGTCGCACTGTCAGCCAGAGGTTGGCGCGATTCTGCGTCTGCTCGCTGCGGCCGAAGGCCGGGAGCTACAGGCTGCCGACGCCGGACGTCGGCCCCTGCGCAAAGCCCCAGTCCAGCAGCGCGGCGGCCTGATCCCAGTAGGTCGGGCCGCCTTCGTGGATCAGCCCGTACATCATCGCGACCACCAGTCGCCGGCCGTCGCGGGCCGCCGCTCCGACGTAAGTCTTGCGGGCGGCGTCGGTGAAGCCGGTCTTGCCGCCAATCGCGCCCGGGTAGCGGGCCAGCAGCTCGTTCATGTTGACGATCGGGTGCTCGCCGGACTCGGTGGGAAACATCGCCGACGGCTGCGCGGTGATCTGCGCGAACACCGGGTCGGCCATCGCCGCCCGGAAGATCGCCGCCAGGTCGTGCGGGGTGGTCGCACCCGGGCCGCCCGGGCCGTCCAGTCCGGACGGTGTGCTGGCGTGCGTGTCGGTCGCGCCGACCGCGGCGGCCTTGGCGTTCATCTTCGCCACGGCCGCCTCCGGCCCGCCGAGCATGTCCGCGAGCGCGTTGGCGGCGTCATTGCCCGACACCAGCAGTAGGCCTTCGAGCAGCTGACGCGCGGTGTAGCTGTGGCCGGGCTTGATCCCGACGCAATTGCATTCGACCGCGGTGTCGGCCGGATTGGCGACCACGGTGTCGTCGAGGTTCAGCTCATCGAGCGCGACCAGGGCGAGCAGCACCTTGATCGTGCTGGCCGGCGGGGTGGCGG
This is a stretch of genomic DNA from Mycolicibacter terrae. It encodes these proteins:
- a CDS encoding phytoene desaturase family protein, translated to MSTAIVVGGGPNGLAAAVTLAQHGVDVTVLEAADEVGGGTRSSEAILPGLLHDDCSAIHPMAVGSPFLSGLDPDRYGLQWRWPQVDCAHPLDDGSAGVLYQSVERTAAGLGRDGGRWRRLFDRPVARFDALNTDIMGPLLRVPHHPVTLARFGAPTALPASALARWFSTPQARALFIGVAAHAFRPLHYPMTSAIGLGILTAGHRHGWAVAAGGSQAIAGAMVAALTELGGTIETGVRVGSESQLPPADVTLFDLAPDAVARILGDRLPRRVARAYHRFRRGPGAFKVDFAVEGGVPWTNADSRLAGTVHVAGTHHELAATERDVHAGRMPERPFVLVGQQYLADPQRSVGDVHPVWTYAHVPNGYTGDATAAIIAQIERFAPGFRDRIVGHRVRSTSEMSVYNPNFVGGDIMTGAKDFRQLTFGPRITLSPYSTGIPGTYICSAATPPGPGAHGMCGANAARLALRHL
- a CDS encoding ammonium transporter gives rise to the protein MDRFPIMGVPDTGDTAWMLICAALVLLMTPGLAFFYGGMVRAKSVLNMIMMSVSAMGVVTVLWALYGFSLAFGDDVGNLAGNPTDYWGLKGLIGVNAVAADPGSGAPAVEIPMVGSVPLIVFVAFQLMFAIITVALISGAVADRLRFGSWLLFAALWVSVVYFPVAHWVFAFDETTAAHGGWIANKLHAIDFAGGTAVHINAGTAALVLAVILGRRHGWPGAMRPHNLPLVMLGAALLWFGWYGFNAGSAVSANGLAGSTFITTTIAAAAGMLGWLFAERVRDGHATSLGAASGIVAGLVAITPACAAVNVVGALAVGALAGIACALAVGLKYRLGFDDSLDVVGVHLIGGLVGTLSVGFLAAPETAAIAGVSGVSPGLFYGGGGHQLWCQTVGAVSVAAYSAIGTAVIALALKYTVGLRLAAEDEAAGIDEAQHAEGGYDFAVAGSPVPAHFADERRGRHEADYSDRETVHIGVRQDRIGAGWSAGDDGQ
- a CDS encoding P-II family nitrogen regulator; protein product: MKLITAIVKPFTLESVKTGLEQAGVLGMTVSEVQGYGRQKGHTEVYRGSEYSVDFVSKVRIEVLVDDFAADKIVDIIARAARTGKIGDGKVWVSPVETVMRVRTGERGPDAI
- a CDS encoding [protein-PII] uridylyltransferase family protein, giving the protein MSYSTDPVAQTYRTDCTAINLARARTELRSCTPDQLDSAALREAWRRLHETWLTAKAAEIGVAAASGFAIVATGSLGRDELLPCSDLDLLLLHDDMPVETVERVAELLWYPLWDANVRLDHSVRTVAEALEVAAANILADLGLLDARHIVGDERLSVQLRDGVRREWRYGIHSRYDELVETAQSRWQRCGEIVHAVEPDVKSGRGGLRDVQLLAALSLGHLTDGVTAGGPGDQRDALSGAHRTLLDVRTEIHRSSGRGDDLLTARDADAISVALRFGDSGDLVRRLSAAADTVSCRVDAVFEAAGV
- a CDS encoding PPE family protein, with the protein product MAFDFGALPPEIISAWMYSGAGSGPLISAASAWSSLAMELEAAEASAQAVVSELCGEQWTGPGSAAMATAVAPYLAWLHSTSAAAQQAGSQAMASAAAFESARAGTVPPPVIAANRAQLAALVATNFLGQNTPAILATEAHYMAMWVQDALAMFGYSGSSASAAVLSPMTPAPQTTNPVGSAVASAGSADGLQQGLTQTLTTLQGALQSLTSPLTASSSSATTLIDAVDLFLGTPLFANAINGGVNTSAWFVCTAIPTALSLGHTLALAGPATLASDVVGAEGIAGGFAPAVLAGAAQPAGAVPFRAAPVLGGLGQASMIGGLSVPATWSTTGAAASTGALTGSGWTAAAEEGASMHAVPAGMGSMASSGRTTGLPRYGVKPTVMPKQVFV
- a CDS encoding PPE family protein, SVP subgroup — encoded protein: MSFVKTLPEAMTSAAGQLAGIGEALATESGAALAPTTMIAPAGTDPVSQLQAALFATYGNLYQSISDQAAAIHQQLVQVLGQNAVSYSTAEQTNQATAALDAAFQGFLTDILGVPTDGSSSLLSGNAANIGNIGMGNWVSAGSALLGLAGGGLLDFPEEAAELGGLASAETGAGLGGGTVLAGAAGGAPVAGAMAQASSVGKLSVPPSWAGAGLAADTAPTRLVGAGWSPAHAAPAAAFVPAGMPAMAAAARGATGFGAPRYGAKPTVMPKPAVV
- the ffh gene encoding signal recognition particle protein → MFESLSDRLTSALQGLRSKGRLTDADIDATAREIRLALLEADVSLPVVREFIGRIKDRAKGAEVSGALNPAQQVVKIVNEELVGILGGQTRTLAFAKTPPTVIMLAGLQGAGKTTLAGKLATWLRGQGHTPLLVACDLQRPGAVNQLQVVGERAGVAVFAPHPGTSAQAHEAQISVGDPVAVAAAGLAEARAKHFDVVVVDTAGRLGIDEEMMAQAAAIRDAVQPDEVLFVLDAMIGQDAVTTADAFREGVGFTGVVLTKLDGDARGGAALSVREVTGAPILFASTGEKLEDFDVFHPDRMASRILGMGDVLSLIEQAEQVFDAQKAEEAAAKIGTGELTLEDFLEQMLAIRKMGPIGNLLGMLPGAGQMKDALAAVDDSQLDRLQAIIRGMTPAERADPKIINASRRLRIANGSGVAVSEVNQLVDRFFEARKMMSSMMGGMGLPGMGRKSATRKAAKSKGKKGGKKRGPTPPKVRSPFGAMPAGFPDLSQMPEGLNELPPGLADFDLSKLNFPGQK
- a CDS encoding amidohydrolase family protein produces the protein MALHVCGRGLPDETPVEYWIVDGRISLEPLDGAQTVFADGWIIPGLVDAHCHVGIGPGGPVDAAEALRQAETERRAGVLLIRDAGSPIDTRDFDDRDDLPRIIRAGQHLARTKRYIPGLGLDVDDESRLPETVAAQARRGDGWVKLVGDWIDRGIGDLAPLWSDEVLAAAIDAAHANGARVTAHVFGEDALPGLINAGIDCIEHGTGITDDIITLMLANGTALVPTLINIENFPGIADSAAKYPTYAAHMRALHATCRSRIGAVREAGVPIYAGTDAGGMIAHGRIADEVHALTGVGLSATDALGAACWDARRWLGAPGLEHGAPADLLCFAEDPRTGPDVLRCPDLVMLRGRVY